GCCGGGCGTGCATCCTTCGGGATGTCATGGTCAACGGCACTGCCCCCACATTCCGGCCTTCCGTAACGCTCACCCGAACCAGAGATTTCTCGCAGAAAAATCGCACCTCACCGTCGTTCCGCGAAAAACGCCTTCAGCAAATCCGCCGCCGCACGGGCTGCAATGCCGTCATAAACCTCTGGCACATGATGGCTCTGCGGATGCGTAAACACCCGCGCGCCATGCGCCACGCCGCCGCTTTTCGGGTCCGCCGCACCATAGTAAAGCCGCGCAATCCGCGCCGCTGCAATCGCAGTGGCGCACATCGCACAAGGCTCCAGCGTAACGTAAAGCGCGTGCCCCGGCAGCCGTTCACTGCCCAACTCACCACAGCGCGCCCGGATTACCAGAATCTCCGCATGTGCGGTCGGGTCGTTCAGCGCACGCGTCCGGTTGCCCGCGCGCGCCACAATCTCCCCCTCGGGTGAGACCAGCACAGCCCCCACCGGCACCTCGCCGCGCGCCCCCGCCGCGCGCGCCTCTGCCAATGCTGCCTGCATATGCCCGTTGAACTCCATTCCCCCCCATAACCCCTTCCGCGCAGCGCGCCAATCGGCTATTGCCGCCGCATGAGCCAACCATCGCCTCCCAAAAACCCGACCCCGCCCGGCGCCCGCATCGCCAAGGTCATCGCCCGCGCCGGCCTCGCCTCGCGCCGCGAAGCCGAACGGATGATCGAAGCGGGCCGCGTTTCGGTCAACGGCAGCGTCATCACCCGCGCCGCGCTCAACGTGACCGACAAGGACCAGATCAGCGTCGATGGCAAACCGCTCAATGCGCCCGAACCCGCGCGGCTCTGGCTTTATCACAAACCCGCCGGGCGCATGACCACGGCGCGTGACCCGGAAGGCCGCGCAACGATCTATGACGACCTGCCCGAGGACCTACCGCGCGTCATGCCGGTCGGGCGGCTCGATTTCAGTTCCGAAGGCCTGCTGCTCCTGACCAATGATGGCGCGCTCAAGCGCAAGCTCGAACTGCCCTCGACCGGCTGGCTCCGGCGCTACCGGGTGCGCGTGAAAGGCCGCCCGACCGAAGACACCTTCACCCCGCTGCGCGAAGGTCTGGTGCTTGATGGTGAGCGGTTCCAACCGATGATCGTCACGCTTGACCGCGCACAAGGGGCCAATGCATGGGCCACCGTGGCCCTGCG
This is a stretch of genomic DNA from Aquicoccus sp. G2-2. It encodes these proteins:
- a CDS encoding nucleoside deaminase, which translates into the protein MEFNGHMQAALAEARAAGARGEVPVGAVLVSPEGEIVARAGNRTRALNDPTAHAEILVIRARCGELGSERLPGHALYVTLEPCAMCATAIAAARIARLYYGAADPKSGGVAHGARVFTHPQSHHVPEVYDGIAARAAADLLKAFFAERR
- a CDS encoding pseudouridine synthase, with product MSQPSPPKNPTPPGARIAKVIARAGLASRREAERMIEAGRVSVNGSVITRAALNVTDKDQISVDGKPLNAPEPARLWLYHKPAGRMTTARDPEGRATIYDDLPEDLPRVMPVGRLDFSSEGLLLLTNDGALKRKLELPSTGWLRRYRVRVKGRPTEDTFTPLREGLVLDGERFQPMIVTLDRAQGANAWATVALREGKNREIRRAMEAIGLIVNRLIRLSYGPFQLGQLKPGAVEEIRGRVLRDQLGLNETPGPSGTAKAKPRGTPQRRRR